From a region of the Latilactobacillus sakei genome:
- a CDS encoding TetR/AcrR family transcriptional regulator — MGQGQVMKQHMALNLMQLLSKKRQRKLTVAEFLEQAEVSRTTFYYHFPNGMCGLFRWTLEQEVLALVRQAICAGHWEEGCHEMVHFVTRYPEFCLNIYRFSDEMERCAFFESFTTTVFKQVLEKYRAHYTDTELKDFESFYSGALVNQIDRWFEGNLKEPGEAIDVRVCFNLRQIERLMK, encoded by the coding sequence ATGGGGCAAGGACAAGTTATGAAGCAACATATGGCATTAAATTTAATGCAATTATTATCAAAGAAACGGCAACGAAAATTAACCGTCGCCGAGTTTTTAGAACAGGCAGAGGTCTCGCGAACGACCTTTTATTATCATTTCCCAAATGGGATGTGTGGTCTGTTTAGATGGACATTAGAACAAGAGGTACTAGCGCTGGTAAGGCAGGCGATTTGCGCCGGCCACTGGGAAGAGGGCTGTCATGAGATGGTCCACTTTGTGACGCGTTATCCTGAATTTTGTTTAAATATCTATCGTTTCTCGGATGAAATGGAACGTTGTGCTTTCTTTGAATCCTTCACAACGACTGTCTTTAAACAAGTACTTGAAAAATATCGAGCTCACTACACCGACACAGAGTTGAAAGACTTTGAAAGCTTTTACAGTGGGGCACTCGTTAACCAAATTGATCGGTGGTTTGAGGGGAATTTAAAGGAACCAGGCGAGGCCATTGATGTGCGCGTCTGTTTTAATTTACGTCAAATTGAACGTCTGATGAAATAA
- a CDS encoding GntR family transcriptional regulator yields MLMMNTTNMQRTAYELIKQKILLADYIPGQKISENMITSDIDLGRTPVREALIHLKKDNLIDVVPQSGSYVAKIDLESAKNARFVRENIEKEIVKEAIAKSTDTITPELERIIKLQEYYYNQNDAQGFFAMDDEFHKAFYIAADKAQIWEWLQILNSQLTRFRWLRLKITNLKWQKLIDQHLAILKAVKANNTPLATKLVVDHLHLMLEEQQTLIDTFPDYFINID; encoded by the coding sequence ATGTTAATGATGAATACAACCAACATGCAACGGACCGCTTACGAGTTAATTAAACAAAAAATTTTATTAGCTGATTACATCCCGGGCCAAAAGATTTCAGAAAATATGATTACCAGCGATATCGATTTAGGTCGAACACCAGTTAGAGAAGCATTAATCCATCTAAAAAAAGACAACTTAATCGATGTTGTCCCCCAAAGTGGTTCCTATGTCGCTAAAATTGATTTAGAAAGTGCTAAAAATGCACGTTTTGTTCGTGAGAATATCGAAAAGGAAATTGTTAAAGAAGCGATTGCTAAGAGTACTGATACTATCACCCCAGAACTAGAACGAATTATTAAACTGCAAGAATATTACTATAATCAAAATGATGCACAAGGTTTTTTTGCAATGGATGATGAATTTCATAAAGCTTTTTACATCGCTGCTGATAAAGCACAGATTTGGGAGTGGCTTCAAATTCTCAATAGTCAACTGACTCGTTTTAGATGGTTACGTTTAAAAATCACCAATCTTAAATGGCAAAAACTAATTGATCAACATCTGGCAATTCTCAAAGCGGTCAAAGCCAACAATACACCACTAGCTACTAAACTAGTGGTCGATCACTTACACTTGATGCTTGAAGAACAACAAACCTTGATTGATACCTTTCCCGATTACTTTATTAATATTGATTAG
- a CDS encoding MFS transporter — MEKKKRIYTPKEVTIGRSLAYGLTDVMGGAAFTIVGAFLLYFFTTFAGLTAVEGAAIIGIARIVDAITSLVMGSLTDNFYKTKLGKRFGRRHFWLLIGSPLMLEYVLMWVTGMNFWYYLIVYLLFEIIAASVLIPWETLPTEMTTDYKARTKMSTCRMFISATGTFLATFVPGQIINMMGQHNSYAYFVNALVFALIFAACIMASNLATWEREITPEMEAEFAKAPKLGLWGGLKKQVKDYLSTLKIKSFRKHLLIYLFSFTGKDVYNTIFVYFGVSCLGISATNSANILSLSFVGILVTVIAGFLMVKKGPRFLFLSGYSIMFLMLGAFYMIYRVKPDNIMMWLMIVGLIYQVGRATLEFTPWNVFPFIPDLDEIVTKQHREGIYAAVMTFVRKSTVAIATFVVGLVLQSGGYKEGQTVQSVGTQDTIVSILIIGTGGLILIAFCVALTFKLNRETHDILVDEMNRLKEGGSKADVTPEAKEVVEELTGFKYDQVWNEDNAK; from the coding sequence ATGGAAAAGAAGAAAAGAATTTATACGCCTAAAGAAGTGACGATTGGTCGGTCACTTGCGTATGGTTTAACGGATGTCATGGGAGGCGCCGCGTTTACGATTGTAGGTGCCTTTTTACTTTATTTCTTTACCACTTTTGCCGGCTTAACTGCGGTTGAAGGGGCTGCTATTATTGGGATTGCAAGAATTGTAGACGCTATCACAAGTTTAGTGATGGGAAGTTTGACCGATAACTTTTATAAAACAAAATTAGGGAAACGCTTTGGACGTCGCCATTTCTGGCTGTTAATTGGTTCACCATTAATGTTGGAATATGTTTTAATGTGGGTTACAGGGATGAACTTCTGGTATTATCTAATCGTTTATCTATTGTTTGAAATTATTGCTGCGTCAGTCTTAATTCCTTGGGAAACCTTACCAACTGAAATGACGACTGATTATAAGGCACGGACAAAGATGTCAACTTGTCGGATGTTCATTTCAGCCACGGGGACCTTTTTAGCAACGTTTGTGCCGGGCCAAATTATCAATATGATGGGGCAACATAATTCATATGCTTACTTTGTCAATGCTTTAGTTTTTGCTCTGATTTTTGCGGCATGTATTATGGCATCTAATTTGGCTACTTGGGAACGTGAAATTACGCCTGAGATGGAAGCTGAATTTGCTAAGGCCCCTAAATTAGGTCTCTGGGGCGGTTTGAAAAAGCAAGTTAAAGATTATCTATCAACACTTAAAATTAAGAGTTTTAGAAAGCATTTATTGATCTACCTATTCTCGTTCACTGGTAAAGATGTCTACAATACGATTTTCGTTTACTTCGGTGTTTCTTGTTTAGGTATTTCCGCAACTAATTCAGCTAACATCCTATCATTATCATTCGTTGGGATTTTGGTAACCGTCATTGCCGGTTTCTTAATGGTTAAAAAAGGCCCACGGTTCTTATTCTTATCAGGTTATTCAATCATGTTCCTGATGTTGGGTGCTTTTTACATGATCTATCGGGTTAAACCAGACAATATTATGATGTGGTTGATGATTGTCGGGTTAATTTATCAAGTCGGCCGGGCAACATTAGAATTTACACCATGGAACGTCTTTCCATTTATTCCAGACTTAGATGAAATCGTTACCAAGCAACATCGCGAAGGAATTTATGCCGCTGTAATGACTTTTGTACGTAAATCAACAGTTGCGATTGCGACTTTCGTTGTTGGCTTAGTCTTACAATCCGGTGGCTATAAAGAAGGCCAAACTGTTCAAAGTGTTGGGACACAAGATACAATCGTCAGCATCTTAATTATCGGAACGGGGGGGTTAATCTTAATTGCCTTCTGTGTGGCTTTAACCTTCAAGTTAAATCGTGAAACGCATGATATTTTAGTCGATGAAATGAACCGTCTAAAAGAAGGTGGCTCAAAAGCCGATGTCACACCTGAAGCTAAAGAAGTTGTCGAAGAATTAACTGGCTTTAAGTATGATCAAGTTTGGAATGAAGACAATGCTAAATAA
- a CDS encoding mannitol dehydrogenase family protein, translated as MVHLTDDYRFHKEAFEAGAINVPQYSQMAIDEETNNAPVWVHFGGGNLFRCFHAAIAQSLLNQGELKSGVVVAETYDDEVVSRIYRPYNNRILQVITKADGQFEKHLLASVAESYFFNQSNQTDWQAMMAIFAKPSLQFATFSITEKGYNLWQSNGNLLEMVAQDIENGPEAPLNNMAGVTALLYHRYQNGATPIAMISTDNFSQNGDRLKKSVLTVAQGWVAKGHVPAEFIDYLTDTKQVSFPLSMIDRITPNPSQTVADQLAAAGLEDNTILHTTKGTNIAPFGNTEETHYLVIEDAFPNGRPDLTKAGVYLVSRDVVNDVDEMKVTTCLNPLHTSLAVFGCLLGYQSISAEMQNPDLVQLIKQIGYHEGLPVVKDPGIINPKQFIDEVVNKRLPNPFIPDTPQRIASDTSQKMAIRYGVTLQHYVDRSDLTPTQLHFIPLTIAAWCRYLVGLDDNGAAFDLSPDPLLSELQADLKDLQLGQAIDAHALLQPILSNKTIFGLDLYQIELGTRIETLFSQMMAEKGAIAATLHTLIEKEAE; from the coding sequence ATGGTTCATTTAACAGATGATTATCGGTTCCACAAAGAAGCTTTCGAAGCAGGTGCAATTAATGTACCGCAATATTCGCAAATGGCAATCGATGAAGAAACGAATAACGCACCAGTTTGGGTTCATTTTGGTGGCGGGAACCTCTTCAGATGTTTCCACGCTGCGATTGCACAATCTCTATTAAATCAAGGCGAACTGAAAAGCGGCGTAGTCGTGGCGGAAACTTATGATGACGAAGTGGTCAGTCGTATCTATCGGCCATATAATAATCGGATTTTACAAGTGATTACCAAAGCTGATGGTCAATTTGAAAAGCATTTATTGGCAAGTGTCGCGGAAAGTTATTTCTTTAACCAGAGTAATCAAACTGATTGGCAAGCAATGATGGCCATTTTTGCAAAACCAAGTCTCCAATTTGCCACTTTCTCAATCACTGAAAAAGGGTATAACTTATGGCAAAGTAACGGCAATTTATTAGAGATGGTCGCTCAAGATATCGAAAATGGCCCAGAAGCGCCATTAAATAATATGGCCGGTGTGACGGCATTGCTTTACCATCGTTATCAAAATGGGGCCACACCAATTGCGATGATCAGTACGGATAACTTCTCTCAAAATGGCGACCGTTTAAAGAAGAGCGTTTTGACGGTTGCCCAAGGGTGGGTGGCTAAAGGGCACGTACCAGCTGAATTTATCGATTATTTAACGGATACCAAGCAAGTTAGCTTCCCATTATCGATGATTGACCGGATTACGCCGAACCCTTCACAAACAGTTGCTGATCAATTGGCAGCAGCTGGGTTAGAAGATAATACCATTTTGCATACAACCAAAGGGACGAATATCGCACCATTTGGGAATACTGAAGAAACGCACTATTTGGTGATTGAAGATGCCTTTCCAAATGGACGACCAGATCTAACCAAAGCCGGTGTTTACTTAGTCTCACGGGACGTTGTGAATGATGTTGATGAGATGAAAGTAACCACTTGTTTGAACCCGTTACACACATCACTAGCAGTCTTTGGTTGCCTATTAGGTTATCAATCAATTTCAGCAGAAATGCAAAATCCAGATTTAGTCCAATTAATTAAGCAAATTGGTTATCACGAAGGTCTACCAGTTGTGAAGGATCCGGGCATCATTAATCCTAAACAATTTATTGATGAAGTTGTTAATAAGCGATTACCAAATCCATTTATTCCGGATACCCCACAACGAATTGCCAGTGATACGTCACAAAAGATGGCGATTCGCTACGGTGTTACCTTACAACATTACGTTGACCGTTCTGATTTAACACCAACGCAACTTCATTTTATTCCGTTGACGATTGCTGCTTGGTGTCGTTACTTAGTTGGTCTAGATGACAATGGGGCTGCTTTTGACCTGAGTCCTGATCCATTACTCAGTGAATTACAAGCTGATTTGAAGGATCTTCAATTAGGACAAGCAATTGATGCACATGCATTGTTACAACCAATCTTAAGTAATAAAACAATCTTTGGCCTTGATTTATATCAAATCGAGCTTGGGACTCGGATTGAAACACTTTTCAGTCAAATGATGGCTGAAAAAGGTGCAATTGCCGCCACATTACACACATTAATTGAAAAGGAAGCTGAATAA
- the uxuA gene encoding mannonate dehydratase produces MNNMQNMGFRWYGSNDDPIKLQAIKQIPGTTQVVGALFDIPVGEVWPKEKIAALKAEVEAAGLKLEVIESVNIHDDIKIGLPSRDQYIENYKTTIRNLAEYGIKVICYNFMPIFDWVRTNLAYELPDGSTDLAFEHRFVEGDPEDIIKSVEKDSNGYVLPGWEPERLAEVKHLFKAYQSVDEQKLAENLDYFLNAILPTCEEVGIKMAIHPDDPPRPLFGLPRIMKNRDDMVRIEKMYESPNNGFTLCTGSLGENPDNDVPAIIREFVGRNKVPFVHARNIKFMTDGDFHESAHLSSEGSLDMFEIMKALHDSHFDGYIRPDHGRMIWGEVGRPGYGLYDRALGITYLNGLWEAIDKMDR; encoded by the coding sequence CTGAATAATATGCAAAACATGGGTTTTAGATGGTATGGCTCAAATGATGATCCAATTAAGCTACAAGCAATCAAACAAATTCCAGGTACAACACAAGTCGTGGGGGCCCTCTTTGATATTCCAGTTGGGGAAGTTTGGCCTAAAGAAAAAATTGCGGCTTTAAAAGCAGAAGTCGAAGCGGCCGGATTAAAATTAGAAGTTATCGAATCGGTCAATATTCATGATGATATTAAAATCGGCTTACCAAGTCGGGATCAATATATCGAAAACTATAAGACAACTATTCGTAATTTAGCAGAATACGGGATTAAAGTGATTTGCTACAACTTCATGCCAATCTTTGACTGGGTACGGACAAACTTGGCTTATGAACTACCTGATGGCTCAACCGATTTAGCCTTTGAACATCGTTTTGTTGAAGGTGATCCAGAAGACATTATCAAATCAGTTGAAAAGGATTCAAATGGCTATGTTTTACCAGGTTGGGAACCAGAACGTTTGGCCGAAGTAAAACACCTATTCAAGGCTTATCAATCAGTTGATGAACAAAAGCTAGCTGAAAACTTAGATTATTTCTTAAATGCCATCTTACCAACTTGTGAAGAGGTCGGGATTAAAATGGCGATTCATCCCGATGATCCACCCCGTCCACTATTCGGCTTACCACGGATTATGAAAAACAGAGACGATATGGTGCGGATTGAAAAGATGTATGAAAGTCCTAATAACGGCTTTACCTTATGTACCGGTTCATTAGGTGAAAATCCAGATAATGATGTACCAGCGATTATCCGCGAATTTGTTGGTCGTAATAAGGTACCATTCGTTCACGCGCGGAATATTAAGTTCATGACAGACGGTGATTTCCACGAATCAGCGCACTTATCATCAGAAGGTTCATTGGATATGTTTGAAATCATGAAGGCTTTACACGACAGTCACTTTGATGGTTACATTCGTCCTGATCACGGCCGAATGATTTGGGGTGAAGTCGGTCGTCCCGGTTACGGTTTATACGATCGTGCGTTGGGGATTACCTATTTAAACGGTTTATGGGAAGCAATTGATAAAATGGATCGCTAA